In Pseudofrankia saprophytica, one genomic interval encodes:
- the rfbD gene encoding dTDP-4-dehydrorhamnose reductase: MIGTGGQVGSDLCRLLAADPRLPASAGLTRAECDITDPARVRAVIRDQARPAKIQGGLTVVNTAAWTDVDGAETDEAGAYAANAAGPAHLAAACAEAGATLVHLSTDYVFDGTADKPYEVDDQTAPVSAYGRTKLAGEQAVLALCPSAYVIRTAWVYGAVGANFVKTMARLARERDQLTVVDDQRGSPTWSADLAAAIIELALSGVSPGLYHYTDAGDTTWFRFAQAIMEELGHDPAKVAPTTTAAFPRPAPRPAYSVLSARRWIDAGLTPPRHWRDALAAAFAAHPAELRG, translated from the coding sequence GTGATCGGTACTGGTGGCCAGGTCGGCTCCGACCTGTGCCGGCTGCTCGCCGCTGATCCCCGGCTGCCGGCCTCCGCCGGGCTGACCAGGGCGGAGTGTGACATCACCGATCCGGCCAGGGTCCGGGCGGTGATCCGCGACCAGGCCAGGCCGGCGAAGATCCAGGGTGGGCTCACCGTCGTGAACACCGCTGCCTGGACCGACGTCGACGGCGCGGAGACCGACGAGGCTGGTGCCTACGCGGCCAACGCCGCCGGGCCCGCGCACCTGGCCGCGGCCTGCGCCGAGGCCGGCGCGACGCTCGTCCATCTCTCCACCGACTACGTCTTCGACGGCACCGCCGACAAGCCGTACGAGGTGGACGACCAGACCGCCCCGGTCTCCGCCTACGGGCGGACCAAGCTGGCCGGTGAGCAGGCCGTGCTCGCGCTGTGCCCGTCGGCTTACGTGATCCGTACAGCCTGGGTGTACGGCGCGGTCGGGGCGAACTTCGTCAAGACGATGGCGCGGCTGGCCCGGGAGCGCGACCAGCTCACGGTCGTCGACGACCAGCGCGGCTCGCCCACCTGGTCGGCCGATCTCGCCGCCGCGATCATCGAGCTGGCGCTCTCGGGTGTCTCGCCGGGGCTGTACCACTACACGGACGCCGGCGACACCACCTGGTTCCGCTTCGCCCAGGCGATCATGGAGGAGCTCGGGCACGACCCGGCCAAGGTCGCCCCGACGACCACGGCGGCGTTCCCGCGCCCCGCGCCCCGGCCCGCCTACTCGGTGCTGTCCGCCCGCCGCTGGATCGACGCCGGCCTGACCCCGCCACGGCACTGGCGGGACGCCCTCGCCGCCGCCTTCGCGGCCCACCCCGCCGAGCTGCGCGGCTGA
- the metG gene encoding methionine--tRNA ligase: MTAQISPPVPPGANRGPAGRPTLVAVAWPYANGAPHLGHIAGAYLPADIFARFQRMVGNRVLMVSGSDTHGTPITVRAEEEGITPQEVVDRYHPMFLDIWERLGISFDLFTSTRTDNHTRVTQDVFTRLRDAGYISVEETTQFYDPQAGRFLPDRYVLGTCPYCSYPSARGDQCENCGRTLDPDQLIDPRSKMTGAVPEQRRTSHFFLRLSALSDELLAWLQSRQGWRRHVINWSVQFVKDGLHDRAITRDLEWGVPLPTDELGPGKRIYVWFEAVIGYLSASKEWAATVAGDPEAWRAWWENPDAAAYYFVGKDNIPFHTVIWPAMLLGYGGLNLPTDVPANQYVTFGGAKASKSAGIGRTVPDYLDVLQPDALRYAVSTVLPEQNDTEITDADIIRRVNDELIANWGNLVNRVMAQINKFFDGVLPAVPDPAELGGQHAELLAKVDDGLVRVAELLDKVELRAALRAAMEISGEVNQYLYREEPWKTVKVDREAAAASLATSVQAIAGIAVALAPFLPFSSERLASVLGVDLSVWRRQTVPAGRRLEWSGALFTKLDPKALDVPAV, translated from the coding sequence GTGACCGCGCAGATCAGCCCGCCCGTACCGCCGGGGGCCAACCGCGGGCCCGCGGGCCGTCCCACCCTGGTGGCGGTCGCCTGGCCCTACGCCAACGGCGCACCGCACCTTGGGCACATCGCCGGCGCCTACCTGCCGGCCGACATCTTCGCGCGGTTCCAGCGGATGGTGGGCAACCGCGTGCTGATGGTGTCCGGGTCGGACACGCACGGCACGCCGATCACGGTGCGCGCCGAGGAGGAGGGCATCACCCCGCAGGAGGTCGTCGACCGTTACCACCCGATGTTCCTGGACATCTGGGAGCGGCTCGGCATCTCCTTCGACCTGTTCACCTCCACCCGGACGGACAACCACACCCGGGTCACCCAGGACGTGTTCACCAGGCTGCGCGACGCCGGCTACATCTCCGTCGAGGAGACGACGCAGTTCTACGACCCCCAGGCGGGGCGGTTCCTGCCCGACCGTTACGTGCTGGGTACCTGCCCCTACTGCTCCTACCCGAGCGCGCGCGGCGACCAGTGCGAGAACTGCGGCCGCACCCTCGACCCGGACCAGCTCATCGACCCGCGCAGCAAGATGACCGGCGCGGTGCCCGAGCAGCGCCGGACGTCGCATTTCTTCCTGCGGCTGTCGGCGCTGTCCGACGAGCTGCTGGCGTGGCTGCAGAGCAGGCAGGGCTGGCGCCGGCATGTGATCAACTGGTCGGTCCAGTTCGTCAAGGACGGCCTGCACGACCGGGCGATCACCCGCGACCTCGAGTGGGGCGTGCCGCTGCCGACCGACGAGCTCGGCCCGGGCAAGCGGATCTACGTCTGGTTCGAGGCAGTGATCGGCTACCTGTCGGCGAGCAAGGAGTGGGCGGCGACCGTCGCCGGCGACCCGGAGGCGTGGCGCGCCTGGTGGGAGAACCCGGACGCGGCCGCGTACTACTTCGTCGGCAAGGACAACATCCCGTTCCACACGGTGATCTGGCCGGCGATGCTGCTCGGCTACGGCGGCCTGAACCTGCCGACCGACGTCCCGGCGAACCAGTACGTCACCTTCGGCGGGGCGAAGGCCTCGAAGTCGGCCGGCATCGGACGGACGGTCCCGGACTATCTGGACGTCCTCCAGCCGGACGCACTGCGGTACGCGGTCTCGACCGTGCTGCCCGAGCAGAACGACACCGAGATCACCGACGCGGACATCATCCGCCGGGTCAACGACGAGCTGATCGCCAACTGGGGCAACCTCGTCAACCGGGTGATGGCGCAGATCAACAAGTTCTTCGACGGGGTCCTGCCGGCCGTCCCCGACCCCGCGGAGCTGGGCGGCCAGCACGCCGAGCTGCTGGCGAAGGTCGACGACGGCCTGGTCCGGGTCGCCGAGCTGCTGGACAAGGTCGAGCTGCGGGCCGCGCTGCGAGCCGCGATGGAGATCTCCGGCGAGGTGAACCAGTACCTCTACCGCGAGGAGCCCTGGAAGACCGTGAAGGTCGACCGGGAGGCCGCCGCGGCCAGTCTTGCCACATCGGTGCAGGCGATCGCCGGTATCGCCGTCGCGCTGGCCCCGTTCCTGCCGTTCAGCTCCGAGCGGCTGGCGTCCGTGCTCGGCGTCGACCTGAGCGTGTGGCGGCGCCAGACGGTCCCGGCCGGCCGCCGCCTCGAGTGGTCGGGCGCGCTGTTCACCAAGTTGGACCCCAAGGCTCTGGACGTCCCGGCGGTCTGA
- a CDS encoding MDR family MFS transporter, translating into MASPSTASRSSEPASPVTPPTADVPVEPGGHRVGLILLALGVGMLLAALDQTIVSTALPTIVGDLGGAEHLSWIVTAYLLASTVSTPLWGKLGDLYGRKIFFQAAIVIFLVASAVAGLAQSMGELIAFRALQGLGGGGLIIGAQTIIGDVLSPRERGRYQGVFSGLFGFASVVGPLLGGLFVDHLNWRWVFYINLPLGAIALIIVASALPSTRNRVKRSIDYLGTLALGGAATCLVLFTSLGGTTLAWSSPASIGLVIGGVVLLVAFGFIERRVAEPVLPPRLFANRVFNVSNLMGFVCGFSMFGAITFLPLFLQVVQGIEPTMSGLHLIPVMGGMLVSSTITGRLVSRTGQYRVYPIVGSALVAIALVMLAARITPDIGAAELIIYMSLLGLGLGGVMPVLVVSVQNAVEFRDLGAATSGSAFFRSIGGSFGTAILGAIFANQLTAKLATDLHGASLPAGFSPSEVSPKLVMSLPPALRQGFEGAYTDAIQVAFWVAGPVATIAFALAWLLPQLQMRSTRHVVESAPAAQTAVPGVATTDSAPIDAAVLAAGDAANGSVSGLDAADTAGTRSATR; encoded by the coding sequence ATGGCGTCACCCAGCACAGCGAGCCGGTCCTCGGAGCCTGCCTCTCCCGTCACACCACCGACGGCGGACGTCCCGGTCGAACCCGGAGGGCACCGGGTCGGACTGATCCTTCTCGCCCTCGGTGTGGGCATGCTGCTCGCCGCGCTCGACCAGACGATCGTGTCGACGGCGCTGCCGACGATCGTCGGCGACCTCGGCGGCGCGGAGCACCTGTCCTGGATCGTCACCGCCTACCTGCTGGCCTCGACGGTGTCCACGCCGCTGTGGGGCAAGCTCGGCGACCTCTACGGCCGCAAGATCTTCTTCCAGGCGGCGATCGTCATCTTCCTGGTGGCGTCGGCGGTCGCCGGCCTCGCTCAGTCGATGGGCGAGCTCATCGCGTTCCGCGCGCTGCAGGGCCTGGGTGGCGGTGGCCTCATCATCGGCGCGCAGACGATCATCGGTGACGTGCTGTCGCCGCGAGAGCGGGGCCGGTACCAGGGAGTGTTCAGCGGCCTGTTCGGCTTCGCGTCCGTGGTCGGCCCGCTGCTCGGCGGTCTGTTCGTCGACCATCTGAACTGGCGGTGGGTCTTCTACATCAACCTGCCGCTCGGCGCGATCGCGCTGATCATCGTCGCCTCGGCGCTGCCGTCGACCCGCAACCGGGTGAAGCGATCGATCGACTACCTCGGCACGCTCGCGCTCGGCGGTGCCGCCACCTGCCTGGTGCTGTTCACCAGCCTCGGCGGCACGACGCTGGCCTGGAGCTCCCCGGCCAGCATCGGCCTGGTCATCGGCGGCGTGGTGCTGCTGGTCGCGTTCGGCTTCATCGAGCGGCGCGTGGCCGAGCCGGTGCTGCCGCCGAGGCTGTTCGCCAACCGGGTCTTCAACGTCTCCAACCTCATGGGCTTCGTGTGCGGCTTCTCGATGTTCGGGGCCATCACCTTCCTGCCGCTGTTCCTGCAGGTGGTTCAGGGCATCGAACCGACGATGTCCGGCCTGCATCTGATACCCGTCATGGGCGGCATGCTCGTTTCGTCGACCATCACGGGACGGCTCGTGAGCAGGACAGGCCAGTACCGGGTCTACCCGATCGTGGGCAGCGCGCTGGTGGCGATCGCGCTCGTGATGCTCGCCGCACGGATCACCCCGGACATCGGCGCGGCGGAGCTGATCATCTATATGTCGCTGCTGGGCCTTGGCCTGGGCGGTGTCATGCCGGTGCTGGTCGTGTCGGTGCAGAACGCCGTCGAGTTCCGTGACCTCGGGGCGGCGACATCTGGTTCGGCGTTCTTCCGCTCGATCGGCGGCTCGTTCGGCACGGCCATCCTCGGTGCGATCTTCGCGAACCAGCTGACCGCCAAGCTGGCGACGGACCTCCACGGTGCCTCGCTGCCGGCGGGCTTCAGCCCCTCGGAGGTAAGCCCGAAGCTGGTCATGAGCCTCCCGCCGGCGCTACGCCAGGGCTTCGAGGGGGCCTATACCGACGCGATCCAGGTCGCGTTCTGGGTCGCGGGCCCCGTCGCGACCATCGCCTTCGCCCTCGCCTGGCTGCTCCCGCAGCTGCAGATGCGTTCGACCAGGCACGTCGTGGAGAGTGCCCCGGCGGCGCAGACCGCCGTGCCGGGAGTCGCGACCACCGACTCCGCCCCGATCGACGCGGCGGTCCTGGCGGCCGGCGATGCCGCGAACGGCTCCGTCTCCGGCCTAGACGCGGCCGATACTGCGGGTACAAGATCGGCCACCAGGTAG
- a CDS encoding TetR/AcrR family transcriptional regulator: protein MGVSAGVAEPTELGLRERKKRQTRNAIREAAVHLVADRGLERVTVDEIAQAANVSPRTFFNYFRSKEDALAGIDKDDIEEACAALRARPADEPPLRALAAVLTNRLERQTVDPRANLARAQMHQSHPQLFGAHAATWRRFELSLAEVIAERTGLSVDEHPYPTTVVAVAMAVVRSTISHWQRTENPSAAALSEKLRAGFDNVERGLAPPTPGQPLAPGQAPTPGWPGTAP, encoded by the coding sequence ATGGGAGTGAGTGCGGGCGTGGCCGAGCCCACCGAGCTCGGGCTGCGCGAGCGCAAGAAGCGCCAGACCCGCAACGCGATCCGGGAGGCCGCCGTCCACCTCGTCGCCGACCGTGGCCTCGAACGCGTGACCGTCGACGAGATCGCCCAGGCCGCGAACGTCTCCCCGCGCACGTTCTTCAACTACTTCCGGTCCAAGGAAGACGCCTTGGCCGGGATCGACAAGGACGACATCGAGGAGGCGTGCGCCGCGCTGCGCGCCCGGCCGGCCGACGAGCCGCCGCTGCGCGCCCTCGCCGCCGTCCTGACCAACCGGCTGGAACGCCAGACGGTCGACCCGCGGGCGAACCTGGCGCGGGCGCAGATGCACCAGAGCCACCCGCAGCTGTTCGGCGCGCACGCCGCCACCTGGCGCCGCTTCGAGCTCAGCCTGGCCGAGGTCATCGCCGAGCGCACCGGCCTGTCGGTCGACGAGCACCCGTACCCGACGACCGTGGTCGCCGTGGCGATGGCCGTCGTCCGGTCGACGATCTCGCACTGGCAACGGACCGAGAACCCCTCCGCCGCGGCGCTCTCGGAGAAGCTGCGAGCGGGGTTCGACAACGTCGAGCGCGGCCTCGCGCCACCCACGCCCGGCCAGCCGCTCGCCCCCGGCCAGGCGCCCACGCCCGGCTGGCCGGGCACGGCCCCATGA
- a CDS encoding ArnT family glycosyltransferase: MPDPAADPTAPDPAAVGAPGRPRRPWHSPRPPLALGKAVRAGGALARRVPKVVLLITALHVALLATYSVIYPTWAGYDEAQHVDMVYGLQHGSGWPGPGDKMISKGVAATSDDFDRGDYADMFQSGGKRRGAPSFAEITPTPRPDRGSFDELGGPDPVTDGRLSNQMVQHPPLVYAVGAAVLSALPGSDDWAYDKQVYVLRLLNILLVAPLPLLAWATARRLGLAETVARGAAVLPLAVPGLTRVGSSFNNDGILMLSASVLTFVLAGVLLGDRRARTAIWAGVWLAVTLLTKGTALLLPLMVGAAYLVGWWRTRDPRPAAAEPRAARRRAALGSLPWRPAAIALGVGLAGGGWWWVRNYVLYGAVQPNGWGVDPPRREPLLLPDSFWTWLWYFVETMFNRFWAGLGMFEPPQLTPIAIVSATVVVVAVGLVGLATGLAGSRGRGRGPAESIVVAIPAQAPADAATATAPSPAGRGWRAWLGRLRTPAVPAVLLLPAVFAYITVGQRSWADYERYTRGIAVQGRYLYLGVVGIAVVAAAGLARLLGRRARWTPVVMLVGAVLMQAFALLAICSYYWLGRGVALTPARIPDAAAAIARWAPFPVGVTWTILAATGALVVAALVVAVHSSLQDPPSEASVVGDGSTAPTTDAASPAPLRPADAVGPEATVGSR, encoded by the coding sequence GTGCCAGACCCGGCCGCCGACCCGACCGCGCCCGACCCGGCCGCCGTCGGCGCGCCAGGCCGTCCGCGGCGCCCGTGGCACTCGCCGCGCCCGCCGCTGGCTCTCGGGAAGGCGGTCCGGGCCGGCGGGGCGCTGGCCCGGCGGGTGCCGAAGGTCGTGCTGCTGATCACCGCGCTGCACGTCGCGCTGCTCGCCACCTACTCGGTGATCTACCCGACCTGGGCCGGCTACGACGAGGCGCAGCACGTCGACATGGTCTACGGGCTCCAGCACGGCTCCGGCTGGCCCGGCCCGGGCGACAAGATGATCTCCAAGGGGGTCGCGGCGACCTCGGACGACTTCGACCGGGGCGACTACGCCGACATGTTCCAGTCCGGCGGCAAGCGCCGCGGCGCACCGTCGTTCGCCGAGATCACCCCGACGCCCCGCCCCGACCGCGGTTCGTTCGACGAGCTCGGCGGGCCGGACCCCGTCACCGACGGCCGGCTGTCGAACCAGATGGTGCAGCACCCGCCGCTGGTCTACGCCGTCGGCGCGGCGGTGCTGTCCGCGCTGCCCGGCTCGGACGACTGGGCCTACGACAAGCAGGTCTACGTCCTGCGGCTGCTCAACATCCTGCTGGTCGCGCCGCTGCCGCTGCTGGCCTGGGCCACGGCGCGCCGCCTCGGCCTCGCCGAGACGGTGGCGCGGGGCGCCGCGGTGCTGCCGCTGGCGGTGCCCGGCCTCACCCGGGTCGGCTCGTCGTTCAACAACGACGGCATCCTCATGCTGTCCGCGAGCGTCCTGACGTTCGTCCTCGCCGGCGTGCTGCTCGGCGACCGGCGCGCGCGCACCGCGATCTGGGCCGGGGTGTGGCTCGCCGTGACCCTGCTGACCAAGGGGACGGCCCTGCTGCTGCCGCTCATGGTCGGCGCCGCCTACCTCGTCGGCTGGTGGCGCACTCGGGACCCGCGGCCGGCCGCCGCGGAACCGCGCGCGGCGCGCCGGCGGGCGGCGCTCGGCTCGCTGCCCTGGCGGCCGGCCGCGATCGCGCTCGGCGTCGGGCTCGCCGGCGGCGGCTGGTGGTGGGTGCGTAACTACGTGCTCTACGGAGCGGTCCAGCCGAACGGCTGGGGCGTCGACCCGCCCCGGCGGGAGCCGTTGCTGCTGCCCGACTCCTTCTGGACCTGGCTGTGGTACTTCGTCGAGACCATGTTCAACCGCTTCTGGGCGGGGTTGGGCATGTTCGAACCGCCTCAGCTGACGCCGATCGCCATCGTCTCCGCGACCGTCGTCGTGGTGGCGGTGGGCCTCGTCGGGCTCGCGACCGGTCTCGCCGGTTCACGCGGGCGTGGTCGCGGGCCCGCGGAGTCGATCGTCGTGGCGATCCCGGCGCAGGCGCCGGCCGACGCGGCGACGGCGACGGCGCCGTCACCGGCCGGGCGGGGCTGGCGGGCCTGGCTGGGCCGGCTGCGTACGCCCGCGGTTCCGGCAGTCCTGCTGCTGCCGGCCGTGTTCGCCTACATAACGGTCGGCCAGCGCAGCTGGGCCGACTACGAGCGTTACACCCGCGGCATCGCCGTCCAGGGCCGCTACCTCTATCTCGGCGTCGTCGGCATCGCCGTGGTCGCCGCGGCGGGTCTCGCCCGGCTGCTCGGCCGGCGCGCACGCTGGACCCCGGTGGTCATGCTCGTCGGTGCGGTCCTCATGCAGGCGTTCGCGCTGCTGGCCATCTGCAGCTACTACTGGCTCGGCCGCGGCGTCGCCCTCACCCCGGCGCGGATCCCGGACGCCGCCGCCGCGATCGCCCGCTGGGCGCCGTTCCCCGTGGGCGTCACCTGGACGATCCTCGCGGCCACCGGCGCGCTCGTGGTTGCGGCGCTCGTCGTCGCCGTCCACTCATCCCTTCAGGACCCGCCGTCGGAGGCGTCCGTGGTGGGCGACGGTTCGACGGCGCCCACCACGGACGCCGCGAGCCCCGCGCCCCTGCGGCCAGCTGACGCCGTCGGCCCAGAAGCCACGGTGGGTTCCCGATAG
- a CDS encoding LCP family protein, producing the protein MTEAPPKPPTDASLVLPPELDPRRRPRPRGVDVPHGRARRALVTLVAVLSCLVFVAAVGGYTVYRYFDGQISRIKLNLGGDRPTGNPGGAVNFLLVGSDNREGTGNEFESEGAVDGERSDTTMIANLAPNGTTTLVSFPRDTLVAIPGHGRGKLNSAITIGGPSLLIKTVERMTQIRIDHYVSVDLDGFRRMTNAIGGVTVCLRPLPDGSTANLRDPWSQWRGVVGANHIDGEQALAFVRQRHGLPGGDFDRIHRQQQFIGAVFEKATSTGVLANPARLEGLLQAALSSLTVDDSTKIDDLQRLAIRLRGLSADQIRFETIPVRPPTPAEGANALGELPVYGSVQIYDQRSLAAFLAPLRGERPPTGSSAATAGPGGVPAGPVSRRSAVRVDVYNGTGVAGTGDTTTSSLSTAGFRTGAAHTWTGESPAASEIRYAPGREADARAVAAVVPDARLAVDPALRAGTVTLILGTGFTGLDRAAAGTSSGASSPTAAGTGTGTSAPATPPPPRTAADLTSSCTY; encoded by the coding sequence GTGACCGAAGCACCGCCCAAACCCCCGACAGACGCCTCCCTCGTTCTTCCCCCTGAGCTCGACCCCCGCCGCCGGCCGCGGCCGCGGGGCGTCGACGTGCCGCACGGGCGAGCCCGCCGCGCGCTGGTGACGCTGGTCGCGGTGCTGTCCTGCCTGGTCTTCGTCGCCGCCGTCGGCGGCTACACGGTCTACCGCTACTTCGACGGGCAGATCTCCCGCATCAAACTCAACCTCGGCGGCGACCGCCCGACGGGAAACCCGGGCGGCGCGGTGAACTTCCTGCTCGTCGGCTCGGACAACCGGGAGGGCACGGGCAACGAGTTCGAGAGCGAAGGCGCGGTCGACGGCGAGCGCTCCGACACGACCATGATCGCCAATCTGGCGCCGAACGGCACGACCACGCTGGTCTCGTTCCCCAGGGACACGCTGGTCGCCATCCCGGGCCACGGCAGGGGCAAGCTGAACTCCGCGATCACCATCGGCGGCCCGTCCCTGCTGATCAAGACGGTCGAGCGGATGACCCAGATCCGCATCGACCACTACGTCTCGGTCGACCTGGATGGCTTCCGCCGGATGACGAACGCGATCGGCGGGGTGACGGTGTGCCTGCGGCCGCTGCCCGACGGCTCCACGGCGAACCTGCGTGACCCGTGGTCACAGTGGCGCGGGGTGGTCGGAGCCAACCACATCGACGGCGAGCAGGCACTGGCGTTCGTCCGCCAGCGCCACGGGCTGCCGGGTGGCGACTTCGACCGGATCCACCGCCAGCAGCAGTTCATCGGCGCCGTGTTCGAGAAGGCGACGAGCACCGGCGTGCTGGCCAACCCGGCCCGCCTGGAGGGGCTGCTGCAGGCGGCGCTCAGCTCGCTGACCGTCGACGACTCCACCAAGATCGACGATCTGCAGCGGCTCGCCATCCGGCTGCGCGGCCTCTCCGCCGACCAGATCCGCTTCGAGACCATCCCGGTCCGGCCACCGACGCCGGCGGAGGGCGCGAACGCCCTCGGCGAGCTCCCGGTCTACGGGTCCGTGCAGATCTACGACCAGAGGTCTCTCGCCGCGTTCCTCGCCCCGCTACGGGGCGAACGACCCCCGACCGGCTCTTCCGCCGCGACCGCCGGCCCCGGCGGCGTGCCCGCGGGGCCCGTCTCGCGGCGCTCCGCCGTGCGGGTGGACGTCTACAACGGCACCGGCGTCGCCGGCACGGGTGACACGACCACGAGTTCGCTGTCGACCGCCGGCTTCAGGACCGGCGCCGCGCACACCTGGACCGGCGAGTCCCCGGCGGCGAGCGAGATCCGGTACGCCCCCGGGCGTGAGGCGGACGCGCGGGCGGTCGCGGCGGTCGTCCCCGACGCGCGCCTGGCCGTGGACCCGGCGCTGCGCGCCGGGACGGTCACGCTGATCCTCGGCACCGGCTTCACCGGCCTCGACCGCGCCGCCGCGGGCACGAGCTCCGGGGCGTCGTCGCCCACCGCCGCCGGCACGGGCACAGGCACCAGTGCCCCGGCGACCCCGCCCCCGCCGCGGACGGCCGCGGATCTCACCTCCAGCTGCACGTACTGA
- a CDS encoding MDR family MFS transporter: MNSPHSAARAMTKRATNAGAADNGRRIWLIVAALGTGLLLASLDQTIVSTALPTIVGDLGGATHLSWVVTAYLLASTVSTPIWGKLGDLYGRKRFFQAAIVIFVVSSMLAGLSQSMMEVIAFRALQGLGGGGLVVGAMTIISDLVSPRERGRYQGVFSALFAVSSVLGPLLGGLFVDHLSWHWIFYINVPVGVAAFAVVTVVLPAIRNRAKASIDYLGAAVLAAATTCLVLFTSLGGSSIAWSSATSIGLAVGGVALLGLFALVERRAAEPILPPRLFTLKVFNVASLMSFVVGFAMFGSIIFLPLFLQVVKGIDPTVSGLQMLPMSLGLMIASMTTGRLISTFGRYKAFPIIGTGLMTVGTALFSLLTPDVSTLRLSLSMFVFGAGMGLVMPVLTLSVQNAVDPRDLGAATSGATFFRSIGGSFGTAVFGTIFANVLAGKMAHLVGGAPLPAGVTGSDVSPKLIASLPAALRTGFIQTYTDSLQVVFLVAVPIAFLGFLTAWLLPELRMRRSSGLDARAEAAATAGATAVGDDAPQLSIPDTIPVDLLLSGDPVPVGRARGHDDWRHDS; encoded by the coding sequence ATGAACTCGCCACACAGCGCCGCCCGGGCCATGACCAAGCGGGCCACGAACGCCGGCGCCGCCGACAACGGCCGCCGGATCTGGCTGATCGTCGCCGCGCTCGGCACCGGCCTGCTGCTGGCCTCGCTCGACCAGACGATCGTGTCGACGGCACTGCCGACGATCGTCGGTGACCTGGGCGGCGCCACGCACCTGTCCTGGGTGGTCACCGCCTACCTGCTGGCCTCGACGGTCTCGACACCGATCTGGGGCAAGCTGGGCGATCTCTACGGCCGCAAGCGCTTCTTCCAGGCAGCCATCGTGATCTTCGTGGTCTCCTCCATGCTCGCGGGCCTGAGCCAGTCGATGATGGAGGTCATCGCGTTCCGCGCGCTGCAGGGCCTCGGTGGCGGTGGCCTCGTCGTCGGCGCGATGACGATCATCAGCGACCTGGTCTCCCCCCGGGAGCGGGGCCGCTACCAGGGCGTGTTCAGCGCCCTGTTCGCCGTCTCGTCGGTGCTCGGCCCGCTGCTGGGCGGCCTATTCGTCGACCACCTGTCCTGGCACTGGATCTTCTACATCAATGTTCCGGTCGGCGTGGCCGCGTTCGCCGTCGTCACCGTGGTGCTGCCCGCGATCCGCAACCGGGCGAAGGCCTCGATCGACTACCTGGGCGCCGCCGTCCTCGCGGCCGCCACGACCTGCCTGGTCCTGTTCACCAGCCTCGGCGGCTCCTCGATCGCGTGGAGCTCTGCGACGAGCATCGGCCTCGCGGTCGGCGGTGTGGCGCTGCTGGGCCTGTTCGCGCTGGTCGAGCGCCGGGCGGCCGAGCCGATCCTGCCGCCGCGGCTGTTCACACTCAAGGTGTTCAACGTTGCCAGCCTGATGAGCTTCGTGGTCGGCTTCGCGATGTTCGGCTCGATCATCTTCCTGCCGCTCTTCCTGCAGGTCGTCAAGGGCATCGACCCGACCGTGTCCGGCCTGCAGATGCTGCCGATGAGCCTCGGCCTGATGATCGCCTCGATGACGACTGGGCGCCTGATCTCCACCTTCGGCCGGTACAAGGCGTTCCCGATCATCGGTACCGGTCTGATGACGGTCGGGACGGCGCTGTTCTCGCTGCTCACCCCGGACGTCTCGACCCTGCGGCTCAGCCTGTCGATGTTCGTCTTCGGCGCCGGGATGGGCCTGGTCATGCCGGTGCTCACCCTGTCGGTGCAGAACGCGGTGGACCCGCGGGACCTGGGCGCGGCGACCTCGGGCGCGACGTTCTTCCGCTCGATCGGTGGTTCGTTCGGCACGGCGGTGTTCGGCACGATCTTCGCGAACGTGCTGGCCGGCAAGATGGCGCACCTGGTCGGTGGCGCCCCGCTGCCGGCCGGTGTCACCGGTTCGGACGTGAGCCCCAAGCTCATCGCCAGCCTGCCCGCCGCCCTGCGCACCGGGTTCATCCAGACCTACACCGACTCACTGCAGGTCGTCTTCCTGGTCGCGGTGCCGATCGCGTTCCTCGGCTTCCTGACCGCCTGGCTCCTCCCCGAGCTGCGCATGCGCCGCAGCAGCGGTCTCGACGCCCGCGCCGAGGCCGCCGCGACGGCTGGCGCCACCGCGGTCGGCGATGACGCGCCGCAGCTGTCCATTCCGGACACGATTCCGGTGGACCTGCTGCTCTCCGGCGATCCGGTCCCCGTCGGCCGCGCGCGCGGGCACGACGACTGGCGGCACGACAGCTAG